A window of the Corythoichthys intestinalis isolate RoL2023-P3 chromosome 6, ASM3026506v1, whole genome shotgun sequence genome harbors these coding sequences:
- the LOC130917118 gene encoding coxsackievirus and adenovirus receptor homolog, translating to MPKKQTSRWCASSFLKISKCIHGDDVALPLAFCPPGSVSQHLSSMPSGNPEGNEPLLRFQKEMNHYYVARGSSVQLPCAYTHTVDSQQYTEVLWSIESADREEQPIIWFTGGRLYSDLYKPMEGRVHFTSADPQNGDASIIIKDVRLSDKEMYRCLVKKLPELDKKILDLTVIEAPSQPLCSVDKDNSMTLKCSSLQGTPPLHYIWSKTTGNKVLPTQAIVDPTGATLHFNITERQCGSYRCTVESMVGTKHCDLHLDCSLPQDNNVSSPRLLTTTAVAAIVVTITTLFIVTVVLAVFLYRKRKEQHQDIEMEK from the exons atgccaaagaagcagacaagTCGTTGGTGTGCATCTTCTTTCCTAAAGATAAGCAA GTGTATACATGGTGATGATGTGGCACTTCCTTTGGCCTTCTGTCCTCCTGGGAGTGTCTCTCAACATTTGTCCAGCATGCCCTCTGGAAATCCAGAAGGAAATGAACCACTACTACGTTTCCAGAAGGAAATGAACCACTACTACGTTGCCAGGGGGTCAAGTGTCCAGCTACCCTGTGCGTACACTCACACCGTGGACTCTCAGCAGTACACGGAGGTCTTGTGGAGTATCGAGTCTGCAGACCGAGAGGAGCAACCCATCATTTGGTTTACTGGCGGCCGCTTGTATTCCGATTTGTACAAACCAATGGAGGGGAGGGTGCACTTCACATCAGCCGATCCCCAAAATGGAGACGCGTCTATCATTATCAAAGATGTACGTCTGTCAGACAAGGAGATGTACCGCTGTCTGGTGAAGAAGTTACCAGAACTGGACAAGAAGATCTTAGACCTGACAGTCATAGAGGCACCCAGTCAGCCTTTGTGCAGTGTGGATAAAGACAACAGTATGACGCTGAAATGCAGCTCTCTGCAAGGCACCCCACCTTTGCATTACATCTGGTCCAAGACCACTGGAAATAAGGTCCTGCCTACACAGGCCATTGTTGACCCCACAGGAGCCACCTTGCATTTCAACATCACCGAGCGGCAGTGTGGAAGCTATCGCTGCACGGTGGAAAGTATGGTGGGCACCAAACACTGTGACCTTCACCTGGACTGTTCGCTGCCCCAGGACAACAATGTGAGCAGTCCACGATTGCTAACAACCACTGCAGTCGCTGCAATCGTTGTCACTATCACCACACTCTTCATTGTCACAGTTGTCCTTGCCGTATTCCTCTACCGCAAACGAAAAGAGCAACACCAGGACattgaaatggaaaaataa
- the LOC130917117 gene encoding coxsackievirus and adenovirus receptor homolog, whose amino-acid sequence MAMMWHFLWPSVLVGVFLNICPACPLEIQKEMNHYYVARGSSVQLPCAYTHTVDSQQYTEVLWSIESADREEQPIIWFTGGRLYSDLYKPMEGRVHFTSADPQNGDASIIIKDVHPSDTEMYRCLVKKLPELDKKILDLTVIEAPSQPLCSVDEEDNSMTLKCSSLQGTPPLHYIWSKTSGNKVLPTQAIVDPTGATLHFNITERECGSYRCTVESMVGTKHCDLHLDCLLPLANNVSSPQLLTTTAVAAIVVTITTLFIVTVVLAVFLYRKQKEQHQEIEMEK is encoded by the coding sequence ATGGCGATGATGTGGCACTTCCTTTGGCCTTCTGTCCTCGTGGGAGTGTTTCTCAACATTTGTCCAGCATGCCCTCTGGAAATCCAGAAGGAAATGAACCACTACTACGTCGCCAGGGGGTCAAGTGTCCAGCTACCCTGTGCGTACACTCACACCGTGGACTCTCAGCAGTACACGGAGGTCTTGTGGAGTATCGAGTCTGCAGACAGAGAGGAGCAACCCATCATTTGGTTTACTGGCGGCCGCTTGTATTCCGATTTGTACAAACCAATGGAGGGGAGGGTCCACTTCACATCAGCCGATCCCCAAAATGGAGACGCGTCTATCATCATCAAAGATGTACATCCGTCAGACACAGAGATGTACCGCTGTCTGGTGAAGAAGTTACCAGAACTGGATAAGAAGATCTTAGACCTGACAGTCATAGAGGCACCCAGTCAGCCTCTGTGCAGTGTGGACGAAGAAGACAACAGTATGACGCTGAAATGCAGCTCTCTGCAAGGCACCCCACCTTTGCATTACATCTGGTCCAAGACCAGCGGAAATAAGGTCTTGCCTACACAGGCCATTGTCGACCCCACAGGAGCCACCTTGCATTTCAACATCACCGAGCGGGAGTGTGGAAGCTATCGCTGCACGGTGGAAAGTATGGTGGGCACCAAACACTGTGACCTTCACCTGGACTGTTTGCTGCCCCTGGCCAACAATGTGAGCAGTCCACAATTGCTGACAACCACTGCAGTTGCTGCAATCGTTGTCACTATCACCACACTCTTCATTGTCACAGTTGTCCTTGCCGTATTCCTCTACCGCAAACAAAAAGAGCAGCACCAGGAAattgaaatggaaaaataa